Proteins co-encoded in one Colletes latitarsis isolate SP2378_abdomen chromosome 2, iyColLati1, whole genome shotgun sequence genomic window:
- the LOC143346275 gene encoding gastrulation defective protein 1 homolog, translating into MNTKKVITFGKISKDLKREQSQNAEPVNSGFGTFGKKLPETNVTKMNEIKPEDEEETQNLKDIMGITGFGKKAKAFDVQEMLENITKTINSNKAIAVGKDTKALEVIDNLLEEDAESIDDNSNQNNDEDEDFIGPPIPSDIENTVDTKRSSQSKDNEDDSDEDDEESDTDETELKDKIPCSHEVTMTHGTKAVTAIAADPSGARLASGSIDYDVCFWDFAGMDSSMRSFRTLQPCENHPIKCLQYSMTGDVILVISGSAQAKVLDRDGFEKCETVKGDQYITDMARTKGHTAGLNSGCWHPFTKEEYLTCSQDSTCRIWILYRPRAHKHLIKCRAQNGVKTIPTTCGYSREGNVVACGCIDGSIQMWDHRKNFVNPSLIQRNAHAQGAEISSLSFSYLGQMLATRSCDDTLKLWDLRSFKSPIFEAKNLYSRYDTTDCMFNPDDTVLITGESLNKGQTTGRVLFYDTKTFDVVNEISVTNSHVIKTLWHPKLNQIFVGCGNGIVKVYYDSKKSLRGAKLCVVKSHLKQKHIEVMSTQQIITPHALPLFRQDRPKSVRKQMEKDRLDPVKSRRPDLPITSGQGGRVASSGGTLSSYVIRNLGLSKRIEDDQDPREAILKFAKVAEENPYWIAPAYKKTQPQTIFQTDDPDGAPNAKKQKT; encoded by the coding sequence ATGAATACGAAAAAGGTCATAACTTTCGGGAAAATTAGTAAGGATTTGAAGCGGGAACAGTCCCAAAATGCGGAACccgttaattctggattcggcaCATTTGGTAAAAAATTGCCAGAGACAAATGTAACGAAGATGAACGAGATTAAACCGGAGGACGAAGAGGAGACTCAAAACTTAAAAGACATTATGGGTATAACAGGCTTTGGGAAAAAGGCCAAAGCTTTTGACGTGCAGGAGATGTTGGAGAATATCACGAAAACTATTAATAGTAATAAAGCCATTGCTGTTGGAAAAGATACAAAAGCTTTGGAAGTAATCGACAATCTTTTGGAAGAGGATGCTGAAAGTATCGATGATAACAGTAACCAGAATAATGACGAAGACGAAGATTTCATCGGACCTCCAATACCTTCTGACATTGAAAATACAGTAGATACAAAAAGATCCTCACAGTCTAAAGATAACGAAGACGATAGCGACGAGGACGACGAAGAATCTGACACTGACGAAACAGAACTGAAAGATAAAATTCCATGCAGCCACGAAGTTACAATGACTCATGGGACAAAGGCGGTAACCGCCATTGCGGCCGATCCGTCCGGAGCAAGATTGGCTTCAGGTTCTATCGATTACGATGTTTGTTTCTGGGACTTTGCTGGCATGGATTCCTCTATGAGAAGCTTCAGAACTTTACAACCGTGCGAGAACCATCCTATTAAATGTTTACAATACTCGATGACTGGTGATGTCATATTGGTAATATCGGGCTCGGCGCAAGCAAAGGTTTTAGATCGAGATggttttgaaaaatgcgaaactgtaaaAGGTGATCAATACATAACAGACATGGCGCGTACGAAAGGCCACACCGCAGGTTTAAATAGCGGCTGTTGGCATCCGTTTACGAAGGAGGAGTACCTCACATGTTCGCAAGACAGCACATGCAGAATATGGATTTTGTATAGACCGCGCGCTCATAAACATTTAATAAAGTGCAGAGCACAAAACGGCGTTAAAACTATACCGACTACTTGCGGTTATAGTCGAGAAGGTAACGTAGTCGCTTGTGGTTGTATAGACGGTTCTATACAGATGTGGGATCATAGAAAAAACTTTGTTAATCCATCCTTAATTCAAAGAAATGCGCACGCTCAAGGCGCTGAAATATCAAGTTTGAGCTTTTCTTATCTTGGGCAAATGCTTGCAACTAGGAGTTGTGACGATACGCTGAAACTTTGGGATTTAAGATCGTTCAAATCGCCGATCTTCGAGGCCAAAAATTTGTATTCCCGATACGACACGACCGATTGTATGTTTAACCCGGACGACACGGTTCTTATCACGGGAGAGTCGTTAAATAAAGGTCAAACCACTGGTAGAGTTTTATTTTACGATACAAAAACATTTGATGTAGTTAACGAAATAAGCGTAACAAATTCACACGTTATAAAAACATTATGGCACCCAAAATTGAATCAGATATTCGTTGGTTGCGGGAATGGTATTGTTAAAGTTTACTACGACTCAAAGAAGAGTCTGCGAGGCGCGAAATTATGCGTCGTGAAGTCGCATCTTAAACAGAAGCACATTGAGGTGATGTCAACCCAACAGATAATAACACCTCATGCACTTCCATTGTTCAGACAAGATAGGCCTAAATCAGTTCGTAAACAAATGGAAAAAGATCGTCTGGATCCCGTTAAGTCAAGAAGGCCAGACTTACCAATTACTTCTGGACAAGGTGGAAGAGTTGCTTCTTCCGGAGGAACGCTCAGTTCTTACGTAATACGAAACTTAGGATTAAGTAAGAGAATAGAAGATGACCAAGATCCTAGAGAGGCTATTTTGAAATTTGCAAAGGTAGCGGAAGAAAATCCGTATTGGATTGCTCCAGCATATAAAAAAACACAACCACAGACAATTTTCCAAACGGATGATCCGGATGGAGCACCAAACGCAAAGAAACAAAAAACGTAA